CCAAACTGAGTGCAGCCAGGACAGACATTCTGGATGGGTTTGAGAAGCGTGTGGAGATTGCAGAGGGTCGATGTGAGGAGGAAGCAGAAGACTTACGTCGTCAGTGTCAGAGGGAACAAGGGGAAAGGCAGGAGCAGATGGAAGATGCTTTGGAAGCAAGTACTAGTGACTTACGGTCAGCATTGAGGAGCCTTCAGGATCAGGTTCATCACTTGAACACTGTAGAAAGCTGCTGTGCTGTGGTGAGTGGATTGAGTGACAGGGTGCAGTTTGTGGAAACGTCGGTGACGGGCCTCAATCAATCTCAGAAATACCTGCGAGTGGAGTTGGGAGCTCATAAAGACCACATAGAGGGAATGCTGGAGGGTCGCCTTAAGTATGTCGAGACCAAACTCAACCTGACTGGCCAACTAGCAAAGAGGAGCAGCGTCACAGACAACAAAGCCGAGACGGAGAACAGTTTGGAGGCCAGAATGGAGGTCAAGTTGAGGGAACTAGAGGGACGCCTATTGACAGCCCTAGAGGAACTGGGTAACGCCACTGCCCCTGCACTCCTGGAGGGACATGCTGTTCCGACCCTGGAGACAGAGCTGGAGTCGCTCCGAGTGAGACTCGAGATGGACGTGGACAGAGTGCAAAAACATCTAAGAAACCTCGAGActctttgctcttcctcctgtTCCTCGGCTAAAAATCCCACAGCCATTCAAGGGGACTCCGGTTCTTCAAGTGGTGCCTTGGGAGAGGATCAGAATCTTGAGGGGTTTTTGGAACGACAGGCTGACCGACTGAACAGCCTCAACATTACACTACAGAACATCGTGAGTTATCTGAGTGACaaagagcaggaggaaaaagaacagggCGAGCTAACGATCCTCAAGTTCAACGTTCGCTCGGTCAACCGCACTCTTCAAGGACTTCAGGACTCTCTGGGGACTGTAGTTCACCAGGTGGGAAGCGTCAACAGCTCCTGGCACGAGAGCGAGTCGCGACTGGCGCAACAAATGAAGGGTGTGGTACAGCTGGTGGGACATCAGGCTACAATGCTCGGGGCAGGTGAACGCAAACTGACCCGGCTCAAAGGGGAGTTGCAGCAGATGAAAAGACGTCTCGCGGACGAGGTCCGGGGCTGCCGGAGCACAGCCATGGGGGTACAAAAAGAGGTGACAGAGGTCGGCGGACGCGTCGCTAATGTTGAGGACCAGTGCAAAGGTCTCAATTATTTAGCAGAAGATCTGGAGAGAATCAGGGAGGAGCTGGACAGACAATCAAATGGGTTTGTGCTGCAGTTCAACGGGACTCTCACGAACCATTCCCAGCAGTTGTCTGAGCTGAAAGACGAAATCAAAAACTGCACGTCGAAGGCGGCTTCAGCGCAGAGTTTAGAGCCGCGGTCACAACGCGGGGACGCATTCACTTCAAAGTAGTTCGGAAAGACGGCGAGAGAATAAAGGATAAAAATCATGCGACCGTTGTGAAAGGCCACTAACAGCTCCGTTCTCATTTTTCATTCGTTTTGTACGGTTCCAAACCTGCACTGATACTGAGTCTAAATTCGCTGGAAATTAATTTCATACAACTGCACTCAATGTGATTACAAACATTTATTCGATGCACAAATTTGCTAGTTGTTATGAACCATGGTATTGAACACTGAGCAAGATGTGTATGTACATCATTTCCACACAAAATCCGTTGTCTGtttatgttatttaaaaatgttgacatgatGTTCTTGTTTTTATACTTTATGTGGAGACTAAATTACTCGATGCTTTTATATTTTTGGATGTTGTATCACTTCCCTCGTTTTGTAATCCATGACTCTTTTGTGTATTTGTACTTTGACCAAAGTTGCTTAACACAAATAAACTttctgtacagtacatgttttatttttattagttatccatccattttctgtaccgcttatcctcacaagggtcgcgggcacgCCGAACCCTATCACgggctatctttgggcaggaggcgggggtacaccccgaaatgGTCACCAGGTAATCGCAGTCACGTACAAATAAGCATtcgcactcacgttcacacctaccgGCAATTTGAAGTCTTCGATCAACGGACCACACgtggttttggggatgtgggaggaaattggagtgcctggacaaaacgAAGTCAGGCACGGGGAATACACgctaactccacacatgtgAAGTCAGGATTGGAACCCCGGaactcagaagtgtgaggtagAGATGAGCTAACCAGTTGGCTACGGTGCCATCTGCCTGatttaatctattttttaaaagtttgtctatgaaaaaaaaaaaaaaaaaacaattccagaaTAATTTAACAGCCAAAATTCACAATGAAATTGTGACTTCTGCTGGAGCAAAGCAATATTTCACATTCCATTCCACATGTGGGCGCCAGAAAAGCAAATACTGCAATAGAATTGCTTGGCTGTTACTGTTGAGAGCGCAATAAACACCTTCCTTCCAAAAACCCAGAATAAAACGACAAGGTGGGGTAATTTTCTAGGATACAAACAAGGGGTCCACTACTCTCACCCTGGATCCAAGTCCGTTATCCGGCATCCCAAAGGTAGCACTGAGGGTGACCtcgtcatggtcctgccggtccagctcTGGCCGTGCGGGTCCCCCGCCTGATTCCCGACCTCGGAACGGATAAAAACTTTTCCCAAACAGCCTCtgcatctccggagtcctgcatttgggtcctcctccgtaccgatgggtcatgacagacCTTGCGAGGAATTCTTGTCAGATAAACAACCGCTGGAGTGACAGCCACTGGGAGGACGAAATCATTGCTCTCCTTTTTTAGTCTGTGACATCCGGGAAATAGAAACTTATGAACTGTTACAAAGTGGACTGTCAGAAAGAGAGAAACAAAAACTAATGttgagaccagttcagggtgtaacccacctccttgcccattgacagctgggatagcctccagcacttctggcgacccttgtgaggataagcggctaacaaaatggatggatggatggattcattatTGCAATTCCTATAAAAGGTTTGACAGCATGAAAGTAGGGACAAAAACCTTGTTTTTTGCCTTCCCAATTTGATGAGTGAACATAGAGGGAGGGCTGTTGTGGACTCAAACAAATGAGGGGATTCGTGCTCAAGAGTCTTTTTCAAGTACGCCCCGATGGACACAGTTTTGAGTTACGCTCTCTGCACAGCTCGCGGACTGTCTGTGACCACTGCATGCAGAGCTGGCATCAGCGCAGAGGACTGAGGTGGGGTTTAAAGGTGAATCATTTCATAGTGTCCTCGAGGCTTGTTTTTGTTCTCATTATGGTGATGGACAGTTTGCATGTTGGCTCGCAGACGAGGAGACCATGAAACAAGCCTGACCTCACCTCATATCACCTCACCTTTGATTGGCTAAACAAGTCCTGATCCTAAAGTGCAGCAACAGAAAAGCGGTGATTCCGCAAATGATAATTGTCATTGTAATCTGATGTAAAACCTGTGGGGGGCCTCTTTCCGAGACGGAACCAAGAACCGTACAGGAATTGGGGAATGTTGTCAATCCTGGGCTGGGATTATCTTTTCACAGGTCCAAGATGTTGGTTTTGTCATGTCCCTGCcgtccagtcctggctgggtgtggccagctgattaggaggcgcgcACCTGCGTCACATACGGTCTGATTAACTCGAGTATATGTAGGACTCTGGGGACAACTGGTCCTTCGTCAGATCAGtgcaactcatgccctgttcctgcactcccgtattctgatcgtaaacccgtgtgtaccgacctccgcctggttctccgaccgaccgcaagcctgacgcctttgacactcctgccatCTTTGACCGATCTCCCGTGTagcgacccctgcctgcccgcggacctgctctctacgcccgacgtccgagTTACCGCTGCCCtacttgactgcctgcctgatccctgacattgcaacgaataaacactttccccaaaatgcctctgcgtctccagagtcctgcatttgggtcctcctccgtctcgatgggtcgtgacaggttTACTCCATGCGAAACAAATGCAAAGCAGTTCTCAGAAAGAAGTGGTTCATTAAGTAAATATTAATTCAGTGATTCGCATGAATGCTAAATCATCAAGATTTTTCAGttcatacagtaaatattttacattttccacatGCGTTGCGATTTTTAATAGCTCAATATTGATTTTGTAATCCACACATCACGGAGAGAAAAAACTCATCTTAGCCAGAAGCCGCTTGAAGTACGtcctctgctgggcctttttgaggatggagttcacTTTTCGTTGCATTTGTTCACCGAAAACAGTTTCCTTGAAACTAGATTATATGTCTCCAAAGAAAGTGCCCTTTGTCatcaattctgttcataacttatgGACAGCATTACTAGGCGCAGACGTAGAGGGGGTGCGGTTCGGTGGCCTCAGTACTGCATCCCTGCTTGTTGCAGATGATGCGGTTCTTTTGGCTCCATCGGGACGTGATCtctaactctcactggagcggttcgcagccgaTTGTGAAGCGGTTGGGATGGGAATCAGTATCCCTAAACCTGAGACCATGGTCCGcactcggaaaagggtggcgtaccATCTCctggtcggggatgagatcctgtcccaagtggaggacttcaagtatcttgcTCACGAGTGACGGACAGGAAGATTGgtgtggtggatggatggatctgcctcgcagttctgaggacaattGCTCAAATCCGaccttccctgtgtggactttgaatAAAAaccatcttcttttctttcggcttttcctgttaggggtcgccacagcggtgagcgcatatttgtttggcacagtttttgcgccggatgcccttcctgacgcaacaccggcgagagaagcttacagcacccggtattcccagccggtctcccatccaagtacaaaccagggccaaacccgttcagcttccgagatctgatgtTCTCCGGGTAACACGGCCGTAAGCTTTGAATTAAAAACCATGTTGTgtgttattttttgggggggctggaACGGATTGATGGCATTTGTGTTCAGTTCAAAGGGGAAGAAGACGAGTTTTGTGggttacgagggtggtcaaggACCAAGTCAAGGCAGCGGTGTATTTCAGTTTACACCGAACGGGCAATGATAAGAACATTTCTTTGAAGCCATGACTTGACAAGTGTGGCAAAAATAGGACGCCTACAAGTTTTGACCTCCCACAATGGCTTAATCAAAAAGTCTCCAAATGTTGAAAACTTTATTATCATGTGGCGTTAAGATCATCTCGACGCGTCAAGAGTAAGAGGCCTGAGAAGGACCAGGACCGCGCTCCGAGGCTATTAACGTGAGAGGCCTTCTCTTTCCAGCGGGCTGACATCCCGGCAGCCTCAGCGCAGCTCATCCACAGCGCCCACGTTCCTTTAAGCAGCTTTCCGCGACTGTCATTTTGTGTGCAAGCGAGCTGCCAGCGGCCGCGTACGATGAAGTAGCATGACGCATCGCTCGCCGTCCCTTTCCCGTTTTTTCGCTCTCTCTCCGCGGCAGGCTGAGCTTAGAGCATCTCCGCGATGAAGATGAAGTCGCGCATGAGCGTGTCCACCTCGCGGGATGTGTGCGAGTGTACTGAAGAATAGGCGGAGAAACTTACCTTAACTGGactcttttctctctttccaGATCTATCTTCTATTGTTCTTCGCGGCAGCAGGATTTCCTCTCCACCTCCTTTTCAGCGGCCGGAGGTTCTGTCCAGTTTCCGACTCTGGACCGAGGCTCCATGAGTTTGCCAGAGGACACCCAACTCCTTCCTGCACGGTAAGCACCTCAGATGCCGATCACTTGGTCCATCCCACATCCTACGGATCAGATGTTAACAcgtgaataaataaatcacattcaGTATTTGGATTACATGGTACTAAACGGTCAATCGTATTTCACTCCAGTACAACATAAACGTGTGTATCTTCACTTGGGATTCGTGCCAACATGTCAAAGAGTGTATTAGGACAGGCAGAAAGTTCTGTTCCTTGTTTTCATGGCAACTGAACGTCAAACAAAGTTCAaaatgatggtgtagtggtacaccaggggtgcccagacttttttttaactccaagatctacttttcaagcagccagcctctcgcgagctaccgacgacggggGTGGAGAAATTGATGATGATCCTCcgaaaccattttaaggttaatattatgttgcctcctatatttgcAATACAGAATTGGCACTTTGTGCAGTTTATTGTCTGTGCTGCgcaaaggtggaattttaaaatgacacaccatctcatcctgcaccttctactttggcttctgaACAGAAATTTCCCTCTtggaaaaagtgaaaatctcgtccagtcgaaccactttttcttcaattattcacttaCTCCGAccgtcattgcatcttaaaacaacagcatttctttttttaacttcctccattaatatcgaaagacaacataagcggcatgtctagctcgtctttgctctacattgcccagactgtgttgctaactaaagcagcggtggtggacgcggtcattataaaaagacattgatgggctgcgtaggtactgtaatatttgtaattatgagcgtacGTCTTTAAGAATGGGagccggggtgggggggcgtttgtaaggtaaactaggaaaacgaaagtgtggcggaggagcggtcgttgttagagaaagttccgtgtgcggCCTAAAAGAAATCAGTGGCTCcgtctattcatttttttacagtacgtatgcaAATTGCGTGATGTATCAACCAGtcgtccctcactcattgaatcacattgcaaaatgctacaaactgaatagctggatgttatactttcaatttgcattgaatttaaatttttttgcgcCGTCCtgcaatcgaccaagactgctgGTCGATAGCAATCGCCgcgttgagcacccctggtgtagtggtacacacgcctgcctttggtgctgCCAGCGtgtgatcgattcccgctcaaatCAGAGTCTTCAAACGACCTATTATGcatgtttcggggatgtgggaagaaaccggagcaccaggagaaaacccactctagcacgggaagaacattaaaactccacacaggtgagcccCGATtcgaacctcggtcctcagaactgcgaggcggaTGTGCTGCCCTTTGACTTATTCTTTTaagcaacacaggagttatgaCATCACTAATCCCGGCTCTCCGTACAAGCGACGCCGCACACTTGTTGCTTCTTTACATTCGAGTGAAAGTTACGATCCCTGCTATATTTTCGCCACCTTGAAGACAGTTCGCTGACAGGGTGTCACAATGCTTGCGGCACGTTGCACATTCATGCTTGTCTCCATTTATGTGCCGCCTATTGTTGTCGGGGGCTCACAGCGCTGCGAGATGTCAGATGTGACTTGCATCttttggacacacacacacacaaaaaaaaaaaaaacatgtctcaTCCTTATGACATCATCTAAtaacacattgaaacaaaaacatctgacaAGAAAACAGCTTTGTCTcaaacatttgtgttttctttttggatttttttttttttttttgtcattgctgGGGTTATGTAATGTCTGTGCGATGGAGTGGAAGGAACTGTGATAATATActgatgaaatgttttcattattcGCTGCTGCCTGCACACTACAGacttaaaaatatgtatgtacaATACTTTCATCTAAATCCCAGACGTTGGCGACCTATAAATAGATAATATGTAGGTAAATATATGACAACAAATTGATAACGAACATTTAATCTTTTTAAAGAGACACTTGTTTTGTGTTATGGgaacttttcaaagaaaaataacaaacgATATGAATGTaattagcggcacggtggaccagctggaaagcgttggcctcacagttgtgaggacctgggttcgatcccagccctccttgtgtggactttgcatgttctgcccgtgcctgcgtgggttttctccagccacaccggtttcctcccacatccccaaaacatgcaacattaaatggacactcgaaattgcccctaggtgagattgtgagtgcggctgtttgtctccatgtgccctgcgattggctggcaaccagttcagggtgtaccccgcctcctgcccgttgacagctggaacagGCTCgagtactccccgtgacccttgtgaggataagcggctaagaaaatagatggatggacgtgAGGCAGAATTTCAATCATCATCCAAACCGTCTCCAGAGCTCATTACACGAGATGTTTCCAAGCGCTGTTTTTTGAGAAAGGCCCGCAGCCGCTTTGTCATGCCGCGGTGTAACTGTCAGTGAATTTCAGTGGCGCTAGTAGCAGTTACAcgcaggaaggggggggggggggggactccaaTCCAAAAAGTCTCAAGGTCATTGCATACGCGCAGCGCTGCACAATATGTGTCGTACACGCAACAGAAGTGAGGacatacatttaaatacaacacCACCAAGTTGACCAAAGTTTGggaaaaatgtccatccatccattgtctttgctggttatcctcacgagggtcgcggggagcactggagcctatcccagctgtcaacgggcaggaggctgggtacaccctgaactggtcgccagccaatcgcaaggcacagggaaacaaacaggcgcactcacaatcacacccagggggaatttaaagtgtcccattattgttgcatgttttggggatgtaggaggaaaccaacgcaggcaaggggagaacatgcaaactccacgcaggcgggtccgggattgagcccgggacctcagaaccgtgaggccaaggctttaccagctgccggaaaaatgtctcatttgaaaataaaatcccaacACAAATGCTGTGAAATATTTTGCATCGGTAAAATAGTCTGATGACGAAAAAGTAAATGGCAAGAGAAGATAAGAGAATTCATCCATttaaacacccatccatccattttgttaactgcttatcctcacaagtgtcgcgggagtgctgaaccctaccccagctgtcaacggcaggaggcggggtacaccgtgaactggttgccaaccaatcgcagggcacatcgagacaaacaaaatcacacctaggggaaatttggagtgtccgattaatgtccatttaaatccatccaatttcttaaccgcttatcctcacaaggttcgcggagagtgctggagcctatcacagctgtcaacgggcaggaggcttggtacaccctgaactggtcgccagccaacgcagggcacatcgagataaacagtcacactgacaatcacacctaggggcaatttagagtgtccagttaatgtccaTTTAAAGACATTTCTCACAAAATTCAACAAGTCCGTTCATTCATTGCAATCCTACAATTTCACCCGGATTTTGCCCTTCAAGTTCAAGTCTTTGTTCTGCTTTGTAGGCTAACTGCTTCCGACAACACCAAAGAGAAAAgtcagtgtatgtatgtatgtatgtacgtatgaaTAAGCTTCGAGGAGTTGAGTGTCCAGTCTTCATCCAATCATTCCAAATATCCTCATCGGTGTGCCGACATGTTCTACGTGGGAAATGCTGCGTTCGCGTCCACCATTTCCCAGGAGTACGACGTCGTCATGGGCTCGCTCTACATCTTATTTTGTGAGTACACCCCAAGCGTGAATCTCTGCCACGATGATAACAGGCGACAAATCCATGCGGGTGAGCAAtatctcctccccctcctccccccccctccccaggcGTGCTGTCCCTTCTGGGCAATTGCATTCTGCTACTTGTTGCGTATCACAAGCGCTCAACGCTGAAGCCAGCCGAGTTCTTCATTGTCAATCTCTCGGCCAGCGACCTCGGGATGACCCTCTTTTTATTCCCCATGGCGATATCGTCatctttttcacacaggtatGTCAATAGACCTTAGCCCATCCCTCAccccctacaaaaaaaatcaatgcaaaaaaaaaaaaaattcctagtTTATTTTAACACGTTTTCAAAAGGCGTATTACAGTAAATAAACGGGGGTGATCTGCAAGATACAGTCTGCAAGAGATGAAATCAGTGAAGTAGTgacc
This DNA window, taken from Syngnathoides biaculeatus isolate LvHL_M chromosome 2, ASM1980259v1, whole genome shotgun sequence, encodes the following:
- the emilin3a gene encoding EMILIN-3 isoform X2, which encodes MDSTMATCLLVATVLYLSHGEAKSYRPLRYSDFRSGAIEHRDRGRPTSGHKNRCAYVIEKTVSFTLQDGAAPYVKADYNKCSWHKQCPTLMYRLIYKPMYKVAHKTVTELEWRCCPGYSGYGCMEGPPDYQHSAKSMPPFNGLPLRGPQFQGPQYKSTMFNGPMFKGPPVNPHANVNPWNQPEGPPTRAPPEPMPDHNEQHHTEHAQEHERDQGAREHGPEGTLSPTNGDPTEGVALESETEERIYRMEEDVRRLNQGLETLRGTVNGLEDNLRASLREDANKMLSALLAAAPSPLSAPAGASGPSAVGFAEIPGGDPEAGGLDGKHVFSGLTELNRRVEELKTELQAKTAEFQELKATVMTHDRAMEKISRGEATVPGSAHLEGKAQKLLDAKLSAARTDILDGFEKRVEIAEGRCEEEAEDLRRQCQREQGERQEQMEDALEASTSDLRSALRSLQDQVHHLNTVESCCAVVSGLSDRVQFVETSVTGLNQSQKYLRVELGAHKDHIEGMLEGRLKYVETKLNLTGQLAKRSSVTDNKAETENSLEARMEVKLRELEGRLLTALEELGNATAPALLEGHAVPTLETELESLRVRLEMDVDRVQKHLRNLETLCSSSCSSAKNPTAIQGDSGSSSGALGEDQNLEGFLERQADRLNSLNITLQNIVSYLSDKEQEEKEQGELTILKFNVRSVNRTLQGLQDSLGTVVHQVGSVNSSWHESESRLAQQMKGVVQLVGHQATMLGAGERKLTRLKGELQQMKRRLADEVRGCRSTAMGVQKEVTEVGGRVANVEDQCKGLNYLAEDLERIREELDRQSNGFVLQFNGTLTNHSQQLSELKDEIKNCTSKAASAQSLEPRSQRGDAFTSK
- the emilin3a gene encoding EMILIN-3 isoform X3, translated to MDSTMATCLLVATVLYLSHGEAKSYRPLRYSDFRSGAIEHRDRGRPTSGHKYRLIYKPMYKVAHKTVTELEWRCCPGYSGYGCMEGPPDYQHSAKSMPPFNGLPLRGPQFQGPQYKSTMFNGPMFKGPPVNPHANVNPWNQPEGPPTRGFNSYPMHHFGPPRSSSYPDASFESYPAPPEPMPDHNEQHHTEHAQEHERDQGAREHGPEGTLSPTNGDPTEGVALESETEERIYRMEEDVRRLNQGLETLRGTVNGLEDNLRASLREDANKMLSALLAAAPSPLSAPAGASGPSAVGFAEIPGGDPEAGGLDGKHVFSGLTELNRRVEELKTELQAKTAEFQELKATVMTHDRAMEKISRGEATVPGSAHLEGKAQKLLDAKLSAARTDILDGFEKRVEIAEGRCEEEAEDLRRQCQREQGERQEQMEDALEASTSDLRSALRSLQDQVHHLNTVESCCAVVSGLSDRVQFVETSVTGLNQSQKYLRVELGAHKDHIEGMLEGRLKYVETKLNLTGQLAKRSSVTDNKAETENSLEARMEVKLRELEGRLLTALEELGNATAPALLEGHAVPTLETELESLRVRLEMDVDRVQKHLRNLETLCSSSCSSAKNPTAIQGDSGSSSGALGEDQNLEGFLERQADRLNSLNITLQNIVSYLSDKEQEEKEQGELTILKFNVRSVNRTLQGLQDSLGTVVHQVGSVNSSWHESESRLAQQMKGVVQLVGHQATMLGAGERKLTRLKGELQQMKRRLADEVRGCRSTAMGVQKEVTEVGGRVANVEDQCKGLNYLAEDLERIREELDRQSNGFVLQFNGTLTNHSQQLSELKDEIKNCTSKAASAQSLEPRSQRGDAFTSK
- the emilin3a gene encoding EMILIN-3 isoform X1, which gives rise to MDSTMATCLLVATVLYLSHGEAKSYRPLRYSDFRSGAIEHRDRGRPTSGHKNRCAYVIEKTVSFTLQDGAAPYVKADYNKCSWHKQCPTLMYRLIYKPMYKVAHKTVTELEWRCCPGYSGYGCMEGPPDYQHSAKSMPPFNGLPLRGPQFQGPQYKSTMFNGPMFKGPPVNPHANVNPWNQPEGPPTRGFNSYPMHHFGPPRSSSYPDASFESYPAPPEPMPDHNEQHHTEHAQEHERDQGAREHGPEGTLSPTNGDPTEGVALESETEERIYRMEEDVRRLNQGLETLRGTVNGLEDNLRASLREDANKMLSALLAAAPSPLSAPAGASGPSAVGFAEIPGGDPEAGGLDGKHVFSGLTELNRRVEELKTELQAKTAEFQELKATVMTHDRAMEKISRGEATVPGSAHLEGKAQKLLDAKLSAARTDILDGFEKRVEIAEGRCEEEAEDLRRQCQREQGERQEQMEDALEASTSDLRSALRSLQDQVHHLNTVESCCAVVSGLSDRVQFVETSVTGLNQSQKYLRVELGAHKDHIEGMLEGRLKYVETKLNLTGQLAKRSSVTDNKAETENSLEARMEVKLRELEGRLLTALEELGNATAPALLEGHAVPTLETELESLRVRLEMDVDRVQKHLRNLETLCSSSCSSAKNPTAIQGDSGSSSGALGEDQNLEGFLERQADRLNSLNITLQNIVSYLSDKEQEEKEQGELTILKFNVRSVNRTLQGLQDSLGTVVHQVGSVNSSWHESESRLAQQMKGVVQLVGHQATMLGAGERKLTRLKGELQQMKRRLADEVRGCRSTAMGVQKEVTEVGGRVANVEDQCKGLNYLAEDLERIREELDRQSNGFVLQFNGTLTNHSQQLSELKDEIKNCTSKAASAQSLEPRSQRGDAFTSK
- the LOC133495376 gene encoding opsin-5-like isoform X2 yields the protein MFYVGNAAFASTISQEYDVVMGSLYILFCVLSLLGNCILLLVAYHKRSTLKPAEFFIVNLSASDLGMTLFLFPMAISSSFSHRTARVPTGSVHMEVTLSQLAARPLTNFL